The following proteins come from a genomic window of Ilumatobacter coccineus YM16-304:
- a CDS encoding ABC transporter ATP-binding protein, with the protein MLQYLDVVKSYGSGSTEVRAVTDVSLTVQRGEFVAVMGPSGCGKSTLLHLAGALEQPSAGRVIVDGNDLADLSPAQQAELRRNDVGYVFQSLNLIPALTALENVMLPLELDGTPSKQARKIARAALEQVGLDQHLDRYPDDFSGGQRQRIAIARALIGDRRLLLADEPTGALDTVNGDQVVELLAGLARDRGVSVVMVTHDPRFASWADRVIFLRDGRVVDESAPAFDDSSIR; encoded by the coding sequence ATGCTCCAGTACCTCGACGTCGTCAAGAGCTACGGCTCCGGATCGACCGAAGTGCGTGCGGTCACCGACGTCTCCCTCACGGTCCAACGCGGCGAATTCGTCGCCGTCATGGGGCCATCGGGGTGCGGCAAGTCGACCCTGCTGCACCTGGCCGGAGCGCTCGAACAACCGAGCGCCGGCCGAGTCATCGTCGACGGCAACGACCTCGCCGACCTGTCACCCGCCCAGCAGGCAGAGCTCCGACGCAATGATGTCGGCTACGTCTTCCAATCGCTCAACCTGATTCCGGCGCTCACCGCACTCGAGAACGTGATGCTGCCGCTCGAACTCGACGGAACGCCCTCGAAACAGGCCCGCAAGATCGCCCGCGCCGCGCTCGAACAGGTCGGCCTCGACCAACACCTCGATCGCTATCCCGACGACTTCTCCGGCGGTCAACGCCAACGCATCGCCATCGCCCGAGCGCTCATCGGCGACCGCCGCCTGCTGCTGGCCGACGAGCCGACCGGCGCACTCGACACCGTCAACGGCGACCAGGTCGTCGAACTGCTCGCGGGTCTCGCTCGCGACCGCGGCGTGTCGGTGGTGATGGTCACCCACGACCCGCGATTCGCCTCGTGGGCCGACCGCGTGATCTTCCTGCGTGACGGTCGCGTGGTCGACGAGTCCGCTCCCGCGTTCGACGACAGCTCGATCCGATGA